A single genomic interval of Neisseria leonii harbors:
- a CDS encoding S-ribosylhomocysteine lyase has protein sequence MTDIQIEKKMNVESFNLDHTKVKAPYVRLACVTDGDFGDKIYKYDLRVCQPNRDHMEMPALHSLEHLMAELSRNHSDKIVDISPMGCQTGFYVALLNMGDYEEVLSLIERTLKDVLAAEEVPACNEVQCGWAASHSLEGAKKIARTLLDKRGEWPEVFA, from the coding sequence ATGACGGATATTCAAATCGAAAAAAAGATGAATGTGGAGAGTTTTAATCTCGACCACACTAAGGTCAAAGCACCTTATGTGCGTCTGGCTTGTGTTACCGACGGCGATTTCGGCGACAAAATCTATAAATACGACCTGCGCGTGTGCCAGCCCAACCGCGATCATATGGAAATGCCCGCGCTGCATTCGCTGGAACACTTGATGGCCGAATTGTCGCGCAACCATTCCGATAAGATTGTGGACATCAGCCCGATGGGCTGCCAAACCGGTTTTTATGTCGCGCTGCTGAATATGGGCGATTATGAGGAAGTTTTGTCGCTGATAGAGCGCACACTCAAAGATGTGTTGGCGGCCGAAGAAGTACCGGCCTGCAACGAGGTGCAGTGCGGTTGGGCGGCCAGCCACAGTCTGGAAGGGGCGAAAAAAATCGCCCGAACGCTGCTGGACAAGCGCGGCGAATGGCCGGAAGTGTTCGCATGA